The following are encoded together in the Anopheles nili chromosome 3, idAnoNiliSN_F5_01, whole genome shotgun sequence genome:
- the LOC128727133 gene encoding dnaJ protein homolog 1 isoform X2 produces the protein MGKDYYKTLGIPKGSTDEDIKKAYRKLALKYHPDKNKSPGAEEKFKEVAEAYEVLSDKKKREMYDKFGEDGLKGTSNGTSNSSQNFSYEFHGDPRATFAQFFGSNNPFGSFFDMHNDSLFNSSIFNDDDFFTPLSGLGNRHGLGGAFRSHSFNVHSPLKKEKVQDPPIEHDLYVTLDEIYHGCVKKMKISRRVLQPDGSSKKEDKCVNISIKPGWKSGTKVTFQKEGDQTKGKIPADIVFIIRDKPHVWFRREGSDLRYTARLTLKQALCGVIFEVPTMTGEKLRISTKQEIIKPNTIKRIQGYGLPFPKEPSRKGDLLVAFDIKFPDKLSPSEKEMLNNMLPNS, from the exons ATGGGGAAAGATTACTACAAAACCCTCGGTATTCCGAAGGGTTCCACGGATGAAGATATTAAAAAGGCTTACCGAAAACTGGCACTAAAATATCATCcggataaaaacaaatctcctGGAGCTGAAGAAAAGTTCAAGGAAGTTGCTGAAGCGTACGAAGTGCTTTCGGATAAAAAGAAACGTGAAATGTATGACAAGTTTGGTGAAGATGGACTGAAAGGAA CATCCAACGGCACGTCAAATTCGTCACAAAACTTCTCTTATGAATTCCATGGCGATCCTAGAGCTActtttgcacaatttttcgGTTCAAACAATCcatttggttcttttttcgaCATGCACAATGACAGCTTATTTAACAGCAGTATTTTTAATGACGATGACTTCTTCACACCCTTAAGTGGTTTAGGCAACAGGCACGGTTTAGGTGGAGCCTTTAG gTCACATTCGTTCAACGTCCACTCACCGCTTAAGAAAGAGAAAGTCCAAGATCCACCAATCGAACATGATTTGTACGTTACCTTAGACGAGATTTATCATGGCTGtgtgaagaagatgaagatcTCCCGTCGTGTTCTGCAGCCAGACGGTTCTTCAAAAAAGGAAGATAAATGTGTGAACATATCCATTAAACCTGGGTGGAAGTCAGGTACAAAGGTGACCTTCCAAAAAGAGGGGGATCAAACGAAGGGCAAAATACCTGCTGACATTGTGTTTATTATACGTGACAAACCACATGTCTGGTTCCGACGAGAAGGAAGCGATCTTCGATACACGGCTCGATTAACATTGAAACAG GCTCTCTGTGGGGTAATTTTTGAAGTGCCAACGATGACAGGTGAAAAACTACGTATTAGTACAAAACAAGAAATCATCAAGCCCAATACGATTAAGCGTATTCAAGGTTATGGACTTCCTTTTCCGAAAGAACCATCACGAAAAGGCGATCTTCTTGTAGCTTTCGATATAAAATTTCCCGACAAGCTTAGTCCATcggaaaaagaaatgttgAACAATATGCTTCCCAACTCGTAG
- the LOC128725492 gene encoding brachyurin-like, translating to MKLFAVVVLACLAAAQAREISYQSIVPLREAPRSSRIVNGFPATPGQFPYQVFLLGATGGGNLACGGSLISAEWVLTAAHCQVGVSQFTVRAGTNNINEGTVRTSNLIIIHPAYNPSNLNNDIGLIRLSEPVPLGGNIQAVALPESDLAETFLNREATVSGFGRTSDAIAGISTTLNFVHLNIISNIQCMGTYGAATIIDSTVCAVGRDAANQGTCNGDSGGPLTVTENGQSLQIGVVSFVAAIGCEAGLPSGYVRTTHFRNWIREQSGV from the exons ATGAAACTGTTCGCAGTCGTCGTTTTGGCTTGCTTGGCCGCGGCTCAG GCACGGGAGATCAGCTATCAGTCGATTGTTCCGCTGCGTGAAGCTCCCCGCAGCTCGCGTATCGTCAACGGATTTCCTGCTACCCCCGGTCAATTCCCCTATCAGGTGTTCCTGTTAGGCgcaaccggtggtggaaacCTTGCCTGTGGTGGTTCCCTGATTTCGGCCGAATGGGTCCTGACCGCTGCTCACTGTCAAGTAGGAGTATCTCAGTTCACGGTTCGTGCTGGAACTAACAACATCAATGAAGGAACTGTTCGTACCTCGAACCTGATCATCATCCATCCCGCCTACAATCCGAGCAACCTGAACAATGACATCGGTCTGATTCGTTTGAGCGAGCCAGTTCCGCTGGGAGGAAACATTCAGGCTGTTGCTCTCCCGGAatccgatttggctgaaactTTCCTCAACCGTGAGGCTACTGTCTCTGGATTTGGACGTACTAGTGACGCTATTGCGGGCATTTCTACTACTCTCAACTTTGTCCACCTGAACATTATCTCCAACATCCAGTGCATGGGAACATACGGTGCTGCCACCATCATCGATTCCACTGTTTGTGCCGTCGGTCGCGATGCTGCCAACCAGGGTACTTGCAACGGTGACTCCGGTGGCCCGCTTACTGTCACTGAAAATGGCCAGTCGCTCCAGATCGGTGTCGTGTCGTTCGTCGCTGCCATCGGCTGTGAAGCAGGTCTACCATCTGGATATGTGCGTACCACTCACTTCCGCAACTGGATTCGGGAGCAGTCCGGAGTCTAA
- the LOC128727133 gene encoding dnaJ protein homolog 1 isoform X1: MGKDYYKTLGIPKGSTDEDIKKAYRKLALKYHPDKNKSPGAEEKFKEVAEAYEVLSDKKKREMYDKFGEDGLKGRASNGTSNSSQNFSYEFHGDPRATFAQFFGSNNPFGSFFDMHNDSLFNSSIFNDDDFFTPLSGLGNRHGLGGAFRSHSFNVHSPLKKEKVQDPPIEHDLYVTLDEIYHGCVKKMKISRRVLQPDGSSKKEDKCVNISIKPGWKSGTKVTFQKEGDQTKGKIPADIVFIIRDKPHVWFRREGSDLRYTARLTLKQALCGVIFEVPTMTGEKLRISTKQEIIKPNTIKRIQGYGLPFPKEPSRKGDLLVAFDIKFPDKLSPSEKEMLNNMLPNS, from the exons ATGGGGAAAGATTACTACAAAACCCTCGGTATTCCGAAGGGTTCCACGGATGAAGATATTAAAAAGGCTTACCGAAAACTGGCACTAAAATATCATCcggataaaaacaaatctcctGGAGCTGAAGAAAAGTTCAAGGAAGTTGCTGAAGCGTACGAAGTGCTTTCGGATAAAAAGAAACGTGAAATGTATGACAAGTTTGGTGAAGATGGACTGAAAGGAA GAGCATCCAACGGCACGTCAAATTCGTCACAAAACTTCTCTTATGAATTCCATGGCGATCCTAGAGCTActtttgcacaatttttcgGTTCAAACAATCcatttggttcttttttcgaCATGCACAATGACAGCTTATTTAACAGCAGTATTTTTAATGACGATGACTTCTTCACACCCTTAAGTGGTTTAGGCAACAGGCACGGTTTAGGTGGAGCCTTTAG gTCACATTCGTTCAACGTCCACTCACCGCTTAAGAAAGAGAAAGTCCAAGATCCACCAATCGAACATGATTTGTACGTTACCTTAGACGAGATTTATCATGGCTGtgtgaagaagatgaagatcTCCCGTCGTGTTCTGCAGCCAGACGGTTCTTCAAAAAAGGAAGATAAATGTGTGAACATATCCATTAAACCTGGGTGGAAGTCAGGTACAAAGGTGACCTTCCAAAAAGAGGGGGATCAAACGAAGGGCAAAATACCTGCTGACATTGTGTTTATTATACGTGACAAACCACATGTCTGGTTCCGACGAGAAGGAAGCGATCTTCGATACACGGCTCGATTAACATTGAAACAG GCTCTCTGTGGGGTAATTTTTGAAGTGCCAACGATGACAGGTGAAAAACTACGTATTAGTACAAAACAAGAAATCATCAAGCCCAATACGATTAAGCGTATTCAAGGTTATGGACTTCCTTTTCCGAAAGAACCATCACGAAAAGGCGATCTTCTTGTAGCTTTCGATATAAAATTTCCCGACAAGCTTAGTCCATcggaaaaagaaatgttgAACAATATGCTTCCCAACTCGTAG